The sequence GGTGGAGCTTCAGGTGTTCTGAAATAATTAACGAGCCGTCGGAGGGGTGAGTGCAGCATCAGTTTAGTCATTAAACCTACTCGTCAGCACCCAGAACATTCATAGTAGGAGGACTGGTTTGTCCCTCATCTTCCAATAATGCCGCTGACCCTTTCAGATAGTAACCGTCGCGTTCACCGTTATGTATCGTGAAACCGCAGGGTCCTGAACAACTTCTCTCGCCATTCCGGAGAGTCATAGTGGAATTCCTCATCGTCTGCATCGCATCATTACTGGCCTCGGCTCTCACGCTCTTTTCTGGGTTCGGACTGGGCACCCTGTTGATGCCCGTGGTGGCTCTCTTCTTCCCACTGGAGCTGGCGATCGCGATGACGGCCATGGTCCATCTAGCAAATAACCTCTTCAAGATTGGGTTGCTTGGCAGAAAGGCGGATGGTTCAGTTCTGCTGAAGTTCGGGCTACCGGCGGTTGTAGCGGCGTTTGTGGGAGCGGCGTTGCTGTTGTATCTGGGCGATGTAGAACCCCTTTATCACTATGAGGCATTCGGTCGCAATCAACAGGTATCAGCCCTCAAATTAGTCATTGGCACACTCATCGTGATATTCGTCGGCTTAGAACTCTCCCCGACCTTCTCGAAGGTGTCACTCGATCACAAATGGCTCCCGCTTGGTGGCGTTATTAGTGGGTTCTTCGGTGGGCTCTCCGGCCATCAAGGTGCCTTTCGCAGCATGTTCTTGATCAAGGCGGGTCTGGAGAAAGAGGCGTTCGTCGCAACAGGGGTCGTGCTGGCCGTTATGGTCGATATCGCCCGAATGGTTATCTACGGTGCAGATATTTCGACCCAAGGCCATGCTGTTGAGTGGCCGTTGGTCATTGGCGCCAGCCTTTCCGCCTTTACCGGTGCCTACGTCGGCGCGAAGGTGCTCAAGAAGGTCACGCTTCGGTCGGTCCAACTGATTGTCTCGGGTCTGTTGATTGTAGTTGGAGTTGGGCTAATCGCGGGCGTCTTGTGATCCGGCGACTCAGTTTTTCGATTACAGTTTGAGCCGCTCGGTGTAGCCAGTCAATTCGACATAGCCGTGGCCTTTGATTGGCCTGCCCTGTTTGGTGCCTGTCACCACCACCGCCCCTTCCCAATAAGAGACCTTGGTGCTGCGCGAGGTGCGCAATTCTTGATCGGCGAACAACGGTATGACATCCAGCACCAGGTCGACCGCCGGAAACCTCAGTTGCCATCGGCTGGGATAGTTAGCCTTACTCTCGGAGCTGGTCCACGTTGCAGTCGACTCGATCTCAAAGTCGGTCACCTCCAGGTGCCGCGTGCGTCCATCAGTCGACACAACCGTGCCGCTTGATGCAAGATCGGATGATCCATCTTTGCGACGCATGCGATACAGCATGAGCTCGGTATTGTCCTCCAACTGGATGCTGAACCAGTCCCATCCGACTTGGTCGGCACCCAGGTCGGATGATCCGAACTCATGATCCATCCAGCTGAATCCGGAGACTTCGAACCGTTCACCATTAATCGTGAGGCTCCCTGTCGTCTTGAGTCTCGTGAATGAATAGTAGTGAGAGGCTTGGCCTTTGTCTCCCCCTTTTCGGCTGATGCCGTCCGAACCATGTGCCACTGGAGGTTTGGCCGGTTCCAGGGTGAGGGCGAGAGCATGGGTCTGGTCGCGTGCCGCCAAAGTGTGGTTGCCGGACGGATCCGTCGACGCCTCCGCTCGCCAATCGTCGATCCACACGCGAAGTCGAGACTCATCGGCTCCCGCCTTCCCCAACCCTTCGCGGCTGAGCTTTTCCGAAAAATGAAACTGTTTTCCAGTGATGTCGGTCACGGCGAAGTGAGCCAGGTAAATGTGCTTGATTGACCACTTCGACGGCAGAGTTTTAATGTCCTCCGGCGGAACGCCTCGACGGAAGAAGGTCAGCTCGAAACCGAACGATCGGCCGGTTTTCGAGTGTAGATGGCCTGTGTAGTACCACCACTCGGTTCGATAGCTTGGGTGCGAACCGTGGTCTTTGGGAAAGTTGTACCGATACCCAGCGGTTGCCGATTGAAACGTTGGCGAAGAGGGGTCGGCCCCTGCTGTGACGGCGAAGCCGAGCACGAGCAAGGCCATGACTGCAACGGCCAGACGCACCTCCTGGATCATTCGGTCGGTCTCACGAATTCGACTCAGAGTTCCAGACTAGAGCCTGATGTCTTGGGCTGTTTATAGCACGCGCATCCGCACACGAACAAATCGCTCGTCTATGAGCGGCGTTTCTCAGTTCCTCGTGACTCACCGGTCATCAGTCAGCGTTGACAATTTTCACACGCCTCAGCTATCGTGAGTGATGCAGATCGATCGAGAGCGTGGACCATCGCATCCAGGTCCTGCCAAGCATGAGGAGCCCTTCGTCATTCCCAACCGCCTTCCGGTGTTCCCATTACCGAATGTTGTTTTTTTTCCAAAGACCTATTTACCGCTCCATGTGTTTGAGCCTCGCTACCGCCGGATGGTAGCCGACGCCACCATGGGCGCTCAATCTATCGCCATGGCTCTCCTCAAAGAAGGATGGGAGGCGGACTACTATGGGAACCCGGCCATCTATCCGGCACTCTGCATCGGACGGATCGTAAGTGTTCAGCCCTTGCCCGACGGCCGTTCCAACATCTTGCTCCAAGGAGTCGAACGCGGTGAGGTCTTGGAAGAACATTTCGACAGACCTTACCGCGAAGCGACCATTCGCTTGACGCCCCTGCGATCGGACGAGGGACTGACGACCGCGACCAGGCGCGCACTGATCGATGTGCTGGGGCGGTACCTTCAATCACGAGAGGATAACGCAGTCTGGCAGGGGTTTTTTCGTGAAGAAGTCAGCGATGAAGTCCTCGTCAACACACTGTCCACGTATTTGGACTGCACACCTCTGGAGAAACAATTTTTGCTGGAAGCCGACGGACTCCATCAACGTGCCCGTCGGTTGAACGATCTGGTGCAGTTCATGCTGCACGAGCATCGCGGCGCAAAGGATTGGGAATAACGAAATGGATCGTACCGTCGCGATCGACGTGAGTCGTTTGTGTAAAACGTACGATAGCCATAAGGCTGTCGATGATTTGTCGTTTCAGGTCTACGCGGGAGAGATTTTTGGTTTACTGGGGCCGAACGGCGCCGGCAAGAGCACCACTCTTCGTACGCTCATCACCCTGTTACACCCAACCTCGGGCACGGCCACGATCATGGGCTATGACTCGGTGCGAGAGGCAGACAAAGTACGAACCGTGATCGGGTACGTGCCGCAAGAGCGGGCGATCGATCGGTTCCTTACGGGGCGCGAACACCTTCAATTGCTAGGCGCTCTTTATCACCTCACGAAAGAAGAGGCGACTAAGCGCATCAGCGAGCTGCTTAAACTTGTCGAACTAGAGACCCATGCAGACCGCCCGGCAAAAACCTATTCCGGCGGAATGAAGCGCAAACTCGACATTGCCTGCGGGTTGTTGCCTGATCCAAAAATCTTGTTTCTCGATGAGCCCACATTGGGCCTCGACGTCCAGAGTCGCCTCCGGATTTGGGAATACGTCCGGATGCTCAAAGCTCGAGGTATCACGGTAGTGATGACAACGAATTATCTGGATGAAGCTGATCGACTGTGCGATCGGCTGGCCATTATCGACGGCGGCAAGATTAAGACGCTGGGGGCACCGGCTGAGCTTAAGATCGCGCTTGGTGGAGATATCGTATCTCTCACACTCAAGGAGATCGACCGGATTCCCACGCTTGAGGCCGAGTTGAAAGGTCGGCTGGCCATTACGTCCGTGCGAGCAACTACGAAGGGTTTGGACATTCGGGTAGAATCACCTGAGAAGGCGCTGCCCACTATTCTTGAATCGGCCAATCGATTGGGTTGCCAGATCGAGTTTATTCAGTACAACAGACCGCGCTTGGACGATGTGTTCATCGCCCATACGGGCCGAGCCATCACCGAATCGATCCCCGAGGCCGAGTCGGCATAAAGGAGTCACGTGGAGCATTACTGGCAGGAAATCAGCGCATTGACGATGCGGTGGGTCCGACGGTTGAGTCGAGAGAAATTCAGTATGCTGTTCACGCTGGTACAGCCCATGTTGTTCTGGCTCATTTTTTTCGGGAACCTGTTTCAACGGGCTGCGGACACAGACGTCATGCAGGCGCCAAACTACATCAGCTTTCTTGCAGCCGGGGTCGTTGTGATGACCGTCCTGAACAATGGCTTAGCGGGGGGCGTCGATCTGCTGTTCGACAAGGAAAATGGATTTCTCGAGCGTTTGATGTCCACACCTATTCATCGCACCTCGGTCATTCTTAGCCGGTTTATCTTCGTCATGGCGATTACATCACTCCAGGTCCTCGTGATTCTTGGTGTGTCCTATCTGTTTGGCGTGCATCCGGCGACCGGCATCCTCGGCATCGCGACGATTTTGTTGATCGGGATGATGTTTGGCGTTGGACTGACGGCCATCTCCATGGCAATGGCATTCTCCGTCAAAAGCCACGGCGACTTCTTTTCGGTACTCGGATTTCTGTCGCTGCCGATGATTTTCCTCAGCTCCGCATTGGTCCCTCTGACCGCCATGCCAGGGTGGATGAGTTTCCTAGCACAGTTCAATCCAATGACCTGGGCGATCGATGCCGTGCGTCCTCTCATCCTGTCCGGATGGAGCGAGGCGTTACCTCACCTGGGGATGGTCATCGTTGTCATGCTGGTGTTTGATGCACTCTGTCTATACGGTGGGGCCAAGGCATTTCGCCGTGCGATGGGGTGATTGCGTGACGAAGCGTCGATTGCTTGACTGACAGTGGCATCCGTCGGATCATTGAGTCAAGCGAGACTGATTCAGGCTGAGCCCAGTAACGGACGACCGAGAACCTGTAGGTATGCTGATTCCTGAAAACAAAATTAGAGCCCTCATTCGTCTCCTGTCCGATGAGGACGACAGAATCGTTCAGACCATCAGCGGACGACTTATCGACATCGGCCCCTCGGCAGTCCCACTCCTCCAGGAAGCGGAAATTGAGCAGCCGGAAATGAGCGATCGCATCGCGTCCGTCCTTGAAGAGATCCGCGGAGGGAACCTGGAAGAGGAGTTGACGAATCTGGCAACCCTCGCAGGGGGGGCAATGTGCCTGGAAACCGGCGCTTTCCTCATCGCTCGATACGCATACCCAACACTGGATGTGACACGCTATCGTGAACGGTTAGACGCGATGGCAGACGAAGTTCGCGCCCGAATCGGCTGTCGAGCGTCCGGGGAAGAGGCCGTCAATGCGCTCAATCGCTACCTCTTTACTGAACAAGGGTTTAAAGGAAACACCAAGAATTACTATGAGGTTGAGAACAGCTACCTCAATAGTGTCATGGATCGGCGCGTCGGCATCCCGATCAGCTTGTCTGCCGTCTACCTCTTTCTTGGGCAACGCCTACAGCTGCCGGTGTTCGGCATCGGCATGCCGGGACATTTTCTAGTGAAGTACGAGTCCGATCGGTACAAAATTTTCATCGACTGTTTCAACGGCGGAGCCTTGCTCACCGAAAAAAACTGTGCGCGGTTTTTGACGGAAGCCGGCTACGGGTTTGATGACAAGTACCTGCAGAAAAGTCCTATTTGTGCGATCCTGTCACGGATGGTCAAGAATCTCCTCGCGATTTATTCTAAGGCCGGTGACTCAGTCAAAACCGACCGTTTGTCCAAGTTCATCGAGATCCTTGGTGGGGCTCCCCGCGAAGAAGGGCTGTAAGCTAGACTCGGATCGTGAACAGATCGTTCCCCTTCCAAATCCTGCCATGGTATTCCTCACCAGCCTGCGCTTTGACATCATAGCGATCAGCGACCGGATAGAAATGCGACAGGACGAGCTGGCCCACCCCAGCCTCCGTTGCCACCTGACCGCACTGCCCGGCGTGCAGATGGGCGGGGCCTGGACGATTGGCTGGGAACGAACAATCGAGCACCGCCAGGTCAGCTTCCTTACATAACGAGATCACCTCATCACAGTATTGCGTATCCCCTGAATAGACGACTGTCTTCCCCCGGTACTCAATCCGATAGCCGACTGATGAGAGATCCGGGACATGGACGACAGGTTTCGGAACGATACGAGTATCCCCGATCCTGAACGGTCTATCTGTTACTTCCCTGAATGAGACTCTGAATGGCGCCGGTGAAAAGCTGGGGAAGCTCTTCATGATCGATTGTAACAGGCGAATCGTGCCTTTAGGACCGATCAGTGTCATCCCGGGGCGATGGCCTCCTCCATACTTGGCATAGATCACTGCGTCGAAGAAGAAGGTAATGAAGTCCGAAAAGTGGTCGGCATGAAAATGGGAGAATAAGAGATGTGTAATCCGATGCCGGTTCACACCGGTCTTAATCAGGTTCATTAAGGTGCGTGGTCCGAAATCAATCAGAATCTGCTGATCCGTGCGCACCAGATAGCCGGCCGCAGCACGGGTGGGATGTACATTGGTACCAGAACCAAGAATAGTCAGACGCATAGGCAAGATCGTCGCACTACGGTTGAGGCAGGATAGTCTTAAGCAGAAAGCCTGGTCAAGCCAATGATTTCCGGTCCTACCAATTCATTGACGATACCTCGATGACGTTCGTATGATCGCCCTCTCATGACCGATTCCACACCTCACGACCAGGGACCGATCAACCCTGCTTGGCTTATCGTAGTGATCGGCTTTATCGTGGCCGGAGTGTGGATTTGGAAACGGCTGTCTCTCGAAACACAGGACTATATCGTCGACCAGGCAGTCCCCATGGCGGCGATGGGCATTGTGTCGGCTCTCCTCCTGTTCATTCCGTTCAGCGCCCTTCGTCGTCGCCGAGCCAAATCTAAGGAACGAACCCGCCTTCTGGCATTGTTTGACCAGGCAACCGCCCAGGAAAAAAGACTGGACCTTGCGTTTGCCCTACTAGAGAACAATGATTACCGAACTGATGGACTCGATTCGGCCGTTCCGGCCTTGAAGGAACTATTTGAAACGACCTTGCAACGAGCCTTGGGTGATAAACAGCATCGCATCAGGGGGATGGCAGCCAGCCACTTGGGGGCGTTGGGAGATCAGTCGGTAGTACCGCTGTTACTTAAAGCATTGGCAGATGACCATGCCTACGTGCGTTCCTGCGCCGCTTTGGGGTTGGGACGACTGCGGGCGACTGACACACGTGAGCGACTGAAAGTGGTTATGGAACAGGATTGGGACCAAACTGTCAGAAGTCGAGCCCGGGAAGCGCTGGAACGGATGCGTGAGTAACCGTTAGGTGCTCAGAGTTGGAGTCTGTTCTTCGATCCACTCGATCACCGCAATTTCAGGTCGACAATTCAGTCGAAAGGGGAGGAAGGACCACCCTAACCCTCGGTTGACATACAGCCTGTGCCGGCCGGATTCGTGCCAGCCTGCCACGCGGCCGTTGCAGCCAGGAGGGAGCCAGAAGGTGGGAATCCCTGGCACTCTCCACTGCCCACCGTGACTATGTCCACAGAGAATGAGGTCAATGGCATGATGGTCTTCCACATAGTCGAGGATGTTCGGTGCATGAGCTAGTAACAACGTATAGTGACGGTCGGCACGAAGCGGGACACATCGCAGATCGGCTCGATGCAACGACGGATCATCGACGCCGACAATGATAAACTCTCCCTTCCTGGTTGATACAATTGCACTTTGATTCACCAGGAGTGTGATCTTGTGTCGATCGGCTTGTTCGGCATACTCTGCTACCGGCACACCGCTGTAATGGTCGTGATTGCCTAACGTCATATAGACCGGCGCGATGGGACGCAAACGTGCTAGGAATCGGAAGAGATGTGGTAGGCCTTCGGGTACGTTGAGAAGATCCCCCGTGATGAAGATCCAATCAGGATGGAGCTCCTTCACGATTTCCACGATGACGTCGTGTCTCGGTTGATAGCGATCTACGTGCAGATCCGTGAGGTGGACCGCGCGACAATCCGCAAGAGCTGAATGTCGCTGCGTGAGCAGCGTCACGTCAGGATTGGATAAGCCAAATTCCCAATCAGGCACAAGACTGAATGCCCGATACAACGGCTGGCCGATGCACGAGCCAATGAACGATCGTGCACGATCAGGCCATGAGGTCGTTTGGCGCCGCTTCATGCGGCAGCCCTTGACTTCATTAATCGTTCTTGCATGGATCCAGAAAGTATAGCATGGTCCTTCTTTCCAGCAGATTCGACGGCATCGCTCGGCACTCGTGACAAAGGATCGCTAGTGAATAACCTAGACCCGTTCCTCACAGGCCACATCCCAGGAATCGGCGGGCAAATCCGCACCGTGCCTGAAGATTTTCGCGTCGAAGAACGGCCACTCTATCTCCCATGCGGAGAAGGGGAACATCTATACGTCACGGTTACCAAACGTGGTCTTTCCACACCAGACCTCGTCCGGCGGCTCTCCTCTTCACTGGGGATCAAATCACAGGCCATCGGGGTCGCTGGGCTGAAAGATGCCAGGGCCGTCACAACCCAGATGGTGTCTTTGCAAGGAGTCACACCCGAACAGGTGGCCGGCCTCAACATTGATGACATGGTCCTGAGCCTTCAGGTCCTCGGACGTCATCGTAATCGGCTTCGAACCGGCCATCATTCCGGCAATCATTTCCGATTAGTTATCCGCAATGTTGCCGGTCATGCAGCTGATGCCGTGCCGGTTATTCTTCAGCAACTGAGCACCTGCGGGGTGCCCAACTACTTCGGCCCTCAGCGGCAAGGGAAGCGCGGCAATAACTATGAGATCGGTGCCGCACTCTTACACGATGCACGGCGACGTGAAAAGATGAACAGGGCGCAGCGCATTTGGTACCTCAACGCCTATCAGTCGTTCTTGTTCAATCGGATGCTGGCCCAGCGAATTCATCAAATCGACCGCATCTTCATCGGCGACTGGGCCATGAAATTGGAGAACGGCGCCTGTTTCCAGGTTGAAGATGCTGATATCGAGCAGCCACGCGCCGATCGATTTGAAATTAGTCCAACCGGTATTCTCTTTGGCTCGCGCGTATCCTGGGCGGATGGGGAACCAGGACACATCGAAGAAGCTGTCATGGCCGAAGCCGGTACAACAAAAGAAGCCCTCATCGCCGCCGCAAAGGCCTGCGGATTTCGCGGTGAGCGGCGAGCGTTTCGTGTTCCTCTGGCAGAACTGGAATGGTCATTGGCTGATGACACCCTTACCCTCTCCTTTAATCTACCCCCAGGAGCCTACGCCACCAGTGTGCTTCGAGAGCTGATGAAATCTCCGCCTACACATCCGTAGCTCCATCTCCTCATTTTCTTCGGCCATCCGATTTGGGTGGTACAATAGGCTCATGACCAGTGCGCACGCGATGAATCCCTCCCAGGAGCGTGTCGTTCTACAGGGACACATCATCGATTCTCTTGTCCTGGCGAAGGTCTTGGACCTCATTCTGATGATGGGAGGAACCTTTGACCTTGAGGATGTGCACATTGGCAAAACACGGGAAGAACCCTCTCGTGCCTGCATTGTCATCAGAACGGCATCCAAAGCGCTCTTGGATGACATCCTCCAAGCGATCCAACCACATGGCGCCGCAGTCGAACGTGAAGCAAACTGCCGTACGGAGCCGGCGCCGGCCGATGGAATCCTCCCAGAAGAGTTTTATGCCACCACGCATCTGCCCACTCAGATTCGGCTCAAGGAGCGGTGGGTGGATGTGGATGGAATCGAAATGGACTTGGCCGTCCGAGTGGACGAACAGCGTTCAACCGCCCACACAATCCCTATGGGCAAGGTACGTGAGGGAAATCAGATCGTCGTCGGTCGAGAAGGCGTCCGTGTGACTCCCCTCCAACCTCCCTCCGAGCGAGATGTCTTTGGGTTCATGGAATCGCAGGTTTCAGCAGAACGACCCCATGGCCATGTGATTGCCGATATCGCGTCACGCATGCGTCACCTCCGAGACCAAGTCAGACTCGGTCAGGCAGGTTCACATGTCTTGCTCGCAGGCGGACCGGCGATTATCCATGCGGGGGGCCGTGAGGCGCTAACCTGGCTGATCGAGCAGAGATTTATCCACGTCCTTTTTTGCGGCAACGCCCTTGCTGCTCATGACATGGAAGCGGATCTCTATGGCACCTCCCTCGGGTATAGGCTCAGCGCAGGACACACCGTTAGGCACGGGCATGAGCATCATTTGCGGACCATCAACCGGATTCGGGCGATCGGTAGCATCGAAGCAGCAGTCACCTCCGGAGTCATCACGCACGGAATTATGGCGGCTTGCGTCAGGCAAGGGGTGCCGGTGGTGATGGCAGGCACAATCCGTGACGATGGTCCATTGCCGGGAGTGATCACGGATTCCGTCCAGGCACAGATCGCAATGCGAGCGATGGTTCCCGGCGTTGGGTTGGCCCTGCTCGTCGCCTCGACATTGCATGCTGTCGCCACAGGTAATCTTCTGCCGTCCACCGTTCCCACCGTCTGTGTGGACGTGAACCCATCGGTGCCGACGAAATTGGCCGATCGAGGCAGTTTTCAGGCGGTTGGTCTCGTCATGGATGCGGCGTCGTTTCTGGCAGAACTCGCCAGGGCCCTAGGGAGACCGACATGAGCCGTCTTCTGGTGTGTCCCCCAGATTTTTTCGGCATTGAGTATGAGATCAATCCCTGGATGCGGCTCAGTAATCGAGTGGATCACGATCGAGCAGTGCAACAGTGGCATGAGTTGATGCGCATGCTTGAACAGGAAGTGGGCGTCGCGCTCGAACGTATGTCTCCACTGCCAGGTCTCCCTGATTTGGTCTTTACGGCCAACGCCGGCATCGTGGTCGGGCGAACGGCCGTCGTGAGCCGCTTTCGGTATCCTGAACGACGGCGAGAAGAGGTTTATTTTGAACGGTGGTTTTGCGATCACGGTTATGACGTGATGCGCACAGAGGAAGGCCTATATTTTGAGGGAGCCGGCGATCTTCTGGGCTTTCCAGACTATTGGTTCGGTGGCTATCGACAGCGATCGGATATTCGCGTGTTCCCGATTCTCAGTGAACATTTTCACCGAGAAATTATCCCTCTCGAATTAGTCGACAGCCGTTTCTACCACCTGGACACCTGCTTGTGTCCGTTGAGCGGTGGGGAGCTTCTTTATTTTCCAGCTGCATTCGATCTTTACGGCCAGACGGCCATTACAGAACGTGTTTCTGGTGGGCTCCGTCTGGCT is a genomic window of Candidatus Nitrospira kreftii containing:
- a CDS encoding putative membrane transporter protein; this encodes MEFLIVCIASLLASALTLFSGFGLGTLLMPVVALFFPLELAIAMTAMVHLANNLFKIGLLGRKADGSVLLKFGLPAVVAAFVGAALLLYLGDVEPLYHYEAFGRNQQVSALKLVIGTLIVIFVGLELSPTFSKVSLDHKWLPLGGVISGFFGGLSGHQGAFRSMFLIKAGLEKEAFVATGVVLAVMVDIARMVIYGADISTQGHAVEWPLVIGASLSAFTGAYVGAKVLKKVTLRSVQLIVSGLLIVVGVGLIAGVL
- a CDS encoding hypothetical protein (conserved exported protein of unknown function), which codes for MIQEVRLAVAVMALLVLGFAVTAGADPSSPTFQSATAGYRYNFPKDHGSHPSYRTEWWYYTGHLHSKTGRSFGFELTFFRRGVPPEDIKTLPSKWSIKHIYLAHFAVTDITGKQFHFSEKLSREGLGKAGADESRLRVWIDDWRAEASTDPSGNHTLAARDQTHALALTLEPAKPPVAHGSDGISRKGGDKGQASHYYSFTRLKTTGSLTINGERFEVSGFSWMDHEFGSSDLGADQVGWDWFSIQLEDNTELMLYRMRRKDGSSDLASSGTVVSTDGRTRHLEVTDFEIESTATWTSSESKANYPSRWQLRFPAVDLVLDVIPLFADQELRTSRSTKVSYWEGAVVVTGTKQGRPIKGHGYVELTGYTERLKL
- a CDS encoding hypothetical protein (conserved protein of unknown function) — protein: MQIDRERGPSHPGPAKHEEPFVIPNRLPVFPLPNVVFFPKTYLPLHVFEPRYRRMVADATMGAQSIAMALLKEGWEADYYGNPAIYPALCIGRIVSVQPLPDGRSNILLQGVERGEVLEEHFDRPYREATIRLTPLRSDEGLTTATRRALIDVLGRYLQSREDNAVWQGFFREEVSDEVLVNTLSTYLDCTPLEKQFLLEADGLHQRARRLNDLVQFMLHEHRGAKDWE
- a CDS encoding Daunorubicin/doxorubicin resistance ATP-binding protein DrrA, whose amino-acid sequence is MDRTVAIDVSRLCKTYDSHKAVDDLSFQVYAGEIFGLLGPNGAGKSTTLRTLITLLHPTSGTATIMGYDSVREADKVRTVIGYVPQERAIDRFLTGREHLQLLGALYHLTKEEATKRISELLKLVELETHADRPAKTYSGGMKRKLDIACGLLPDPKILFLDEPTLGLDVQSRLRIWEYVRMLKARGITVVMTTNYLDEADRLCDRLAIIDGGKIKTLGAPAELKIALGGDIVSLTLKEIDRIPTLEAELKGRLAITSVRATTKGLDIRVESPEKALPTILESANRLGCQIEFIQYNRPRLDDVFIAHTGRAITESIPEAESA
- a CDS encoding Transport permease protein → MEHYWQEISALTMRWVRRLSREKFSMLFTLVQPMLFWLIFFGNLFQRAADTDVMQAPNYISFLAAGVVVMTVLNNGLAGGVDLLFDKENGFLERLMSTPIHRTSVILSRFIFVMAITSLQVLVILGVSYLFGVHPATGILGIATILLIGMMFGVGLTAISMAMAFSVKSHGDFFSVLGFLSLPMIFLSSALVPLTAMPGWMSFLAQFNPMTWAIDAVRPLILSGWSEALPHLGMVIVVMLVFDALCLYGGAKAFRRAMG
- a CDS encoding hypothetical protein (conserved protein of unknown function), coding for MLIPENKIRALIRLLSDEDDRIVQTISGRLIDIGPSAVPLLQEAEIEQPEMSDRIASVLEEIRGGNLEEELTNLATLAGGAMCLETGAFLIARYAYPTLDVTRYRERLDAMADEVRARIGCRASGEEAVNALNRYLFTEQGFKGNTKNYYEVENSYLNSVMDRRVGIPISLSAVYLFLGQRLQLPVFGIGMPGHFLVKYESDRYKIFIDCFNGGALLTEKNCARFLTEAGYGFDDKYLQKSPICAILSRMVKNLLAIYSKAGDSVKTDRLSKFIEILGGAPREEGL
- a CDS encoding hypothetical protein (conserved protein of unknown function), whose product is MRLTILGSGTNVHPTRAAAGYLVRTDQQILIDFGPRTLMNLIKTGVNRHRITHLLFSHFHADHFSDFITFFFDAVIYAKYGGGHRPGMTLIGPKGTIRLLQSIMKSFPSFSPAPFRVSFREVTDRPFRIGDTRIVPKPVVHVPDLSSVGYRIEYRGKTVVYSGDTQYCDEVISLCKEADLAVLDCSFPANRPGPAHLHAGQCGQVATEAGVGQLVLSHFYPVADRYDVKAQAGEEYHGRIWKGNDLFTIRV
- a CDS encoding hypothetical protein (conserved protein of unknown function); protein product: MTDSTPHDQGPINPAWLIVVIGFIVAGVWIWKRLSLETQDYIVDQAVPMAAMGIVSALLLFIPFSALRRRRAKSKERTRLLALFDQATAQEKRLDLAFALLENNDYRTDGLDSAVPALKELFETTLQRALGDKQHRIRGMAASHLGALGDQSVVPLLLKALADDHAYVRSCAALGLGRLRATDTRERLKVVMEQDWDQTVRSRAREALERMRE
- a CDS encoding putative Metallophosphoesterase, translating into MKRRQTTSWPDRARSFIGSCIGQPLYRAFSLVPDWEFGLSNPDVTLLTQRHSALADCRAVHLTDLHVDRYQPRHDVIVEIVKELHPDWIFITGDLLNVPEGLPHLFRFLARLRPIAPVYMTLGNHDHYSGVPVAEYAEQADRHKITLLVNQSAIVSTRKGEFIIVGVDDPSLHRADLRCVPLRADRHYTLLLAHAPNILDYVEDHHAIDLILCGHSHGGQWRVPGIPTFWLPPGCNGRVAGWHESGRHRLYVNRGLGWSFLPFRLNCRPEIAVIEWIEEQTPTLST
- a CDS encoding tRNA pseudouridine synthase D, with the protein product MNNLDPFLTGHIPGIGGQIRTVPEDFRVEERPLYLPCGEGEHLYVTVTKRGLSTPDLVRRLSSSLGIKSQAIGVAGLKDARAVTTQMVSLQGVTPEQVAGLNIDDMVLSLQVLGRHRNRLRTGHHSGNHFRLVIRNVAGHAADAVPVILQQLSTCGVPNYFGPQRQGKRGNNYEIGAALLHDARRREKMNRAQRIWYLNAYQSFLFNRMLAQRIHQIDRIFIGDWAMKLENGACFQVEDADIEQPRADRFEISPTGILFGSRVSWADGEPGHIEEAVMAEAGTTKEALIAAAKACGFRGERRAFRVPLAELEWSLADDTLTLSFNLPPGAYATSVLRELMKSPPTHP
- a CDS encoding hypothetical protein (conserved protein of unknown function) — encoded protein: MTSAHAMNPSQERVVLQGHIIDSLVLAKVLDLILMMGGTFDLEDVHIGKTREEPSRACIVIRTASKALLDDILQAIQPHGAAVEREANCRTEPAPADGILPEEFYATTHLPTQIRLKERWVDVDGIEMDLAVRVDEQRSTAHTIPMGKVREGNQIVVGREGVRVTPLQPPSERDVFGFMESQVSAERPHGHVIADIASRMRHLRDQVRLGQAGSHVLLAGGPAIIHAGGREALTWLIEQRFIHVLFCGNALAAHDMEADLYGTSLGYRLSAGHTVRHGHEHHLRTINRIRAIGSIEAAVTSGVITHGIMAACVRQGVPVVMAGTIRDDGPLPGVITDSVQAQIAMRAMVPGVGLALLVASTLHAVATGNLLPSTVPTVCVDVNPSVPTKLADRGSFQAVGLVMDAASFLAELARALGRPT
- a CDS encoding hypothetical protein (conserved protein of unknown function), whose translation is MSRLLVCPPDFFGIEYEINPWMRLSNRVDHDRAVQQWHELMRMLEQEVGVALERMSPLPGLPDLVFTANAGIVVGRTAVVSRFRYPERRREEVYFERWFCDHGYDVMRTEEGLYFEGAGDLLGFPDYWFGGYRQRSDIRVFPILSEHFHREIIPLELVDSRFYHLDTCLCPLSGGELLYFPAAFDLYGQTAITERVSGGLRLAVPEDEALKFACNAVCVGKHVVLPIGCPATQSWLHDRGYATHTIDLDEFMKSGGSAKCLTLALD